A window of the Diabrotica undecimpunctata isolate CICGRU chromosome 1, icDiaUnde3, whole genome shotgun sequence genome harbors these coding sequences:
- the LOC140436238 gene encoding uncharacterized protein: MPIPTKDKWIEISNKMFTRSNFPHCLGAIDGKHIRMMCPKNTGSEYFNYKKFYSIVLLAIADSDYCFTAVDVGSNGRESDSNILKSSAFGQLLDSNPKLVYPFVFVDDEAFGLNTNLLRPYPRRNFSHSERVFNYRLTRARLVECTFGILTSKWRIFLTPILLELDFTELLTKTACVLYNFVRRRDGFDFNDTLRSTTRYIGLRNWVTIIGNFSQKSI; the protein is encoded by the coding sequence ATGCCTATACCAACTAAAGATAAATGGATagaaatatcaaacaaaatgTTCACAAGGTCCAATTTTCCGCACTGCTTGGGCGCTATAGACGGTAAACACATTCGTATGATGTGTCCCAAGAATACAGGAAGTGAATActttaattacaaaaaattttattccaTTGTCTTATTGGCCATCGCAGATTCAGATTATTGTTTCACAGCTGTAGATGTAGGGTCTAACGGAAGAGAGTCTGACagtaacatattaaaaagttCAGCTTTTGGACAACTTTTGGATAGTAATCCAAAGTTGGTTTATCCTTTTGTATTTGTTGATGACGAAGCTTTCGGATTAAACACTAATTTATTACGGCCATATCCAAGACGAAATTTTAGCCATAGTGAGCGAGTTTTTAACTACAGGTTAACAAGAGCAAGACTTGTAGAATGTACTTTTGGTATATTAACCAGCAAGTGGCGGATATTCCTTACACCTATTTTACTTGAACTTGACTTTACAGAACTCCTTACAAAAACCGCCTGTGTCCTTTATAACTTCGTACGAAGAAGAGACGGTTTTGATTTTAATGATACCCTAAGATCCACTACAAGATATATCGGCCTTAGGAACTGGGTGACGATCATCGGGAATTTCAGTCAGAAATCAATTTAA